One region of Thermoanaerobaculia bacterium genomic DNA includes:
- a CDS encoding biotin--[acetyl-CoA-carboxylase] ligase — translation MIDFFGGPFDPKGFRRLANFVFFPSVDSTNAVGRGLIDHAFAEEVELAPTVIAASSQSEGKGRRDRAWLSPEGGVYVTFVFRVPEEARLAQLPLAAGLWVSEALAAAAGCETRLKWPNDVLSGDRKLAGVLTEAKTRGEETHVAVGIGVNVLGGAGDFGPGATSAEREAGGAPSLPRVFDEICRACDRYLEAPGDARIVERWLSRSRHAPGAEMRVVAAEGSDAIVGEFAGLTDDGFLRLRTSGSEIVLATGEVGSW, via the coding sequence TGTTCTTCCCCTCGGTCGACTCGACCAACGCGGTCGGGCGCGGGCTCATCGACCATGCCTTCGCCGAGGAGGTGGAGCTCGCGCCGACCGTGATCGCCGCCTCGTCCCAGAGCGAGGGGAAGGGGAGACGGGACCGCGCGTGGCTCTCGCCGGAGGGAGGCGTCTACGTGACGTTCGTCTTTCGCGTCCCCGAGGAGGCGCGGCTGGCGCAGCTTCCGCTGGCGGCGGGGCTCTGGGTATCGGAGGCGCTCGCCGCGGCGGCGGGATGCGAGACGCGGCTGAAGTGGCCCAACGACGTGCTCTCCGGGGACCGCAAGCTCGCGGGAGTGCTGACCGAGGCGAAGACGCGGGGGGAGGAGACGCACGTCGCGGTCGGGATCGGCGTGAACGTGCTGGGGGGCGCCGGCGATTTCGGGCCGGGCGCGACGAGCGCGGAGAGGGAAGCGGGCGGGGCGCCGTCGCTGCCTCGCGTGTTCGACGAGATCTGCCGCGCGTGCGACCGGTACCTCGAAGCGCCCGGAGACGCCCGGATCGTCGAGCGATGGCTTTCGCGCTCCCGCCACGCCCCGGGCGCCGAGATGCGCGTCGTCGCCGCGGAGGGCTCGGACGCGATCGTCGGGGAGTTCGCGGGACTCACCGACGACGGTTTCCTGCGGCTCCGGACGAGCGGGTCGGAGATCGTTCTCGCGACGGGGGAGGTCGGCTCGTGGTGA
- a CDS encoding type III pantothenate kinase has protein sequence MSSLLVVDVGNTNTVLGLWEGRKLSADWRLATRRDATADEIGMLLTGLLAASKPAVSRAIVATVVPSLQFPWKTAFRKYLKLDATFVEPGIRTGMPILYDNPQEVGADRIVNAVAAFEKYGGPCIVVDFGTATTFDVVNAAGEYAGGVITPGVMISAEALFSRAARLSRVEIRRPSTVIGKTTTASIQSGLYFGYLGLVDGLIERIAAEMESTPKVVATGGLAELLGRASAKIDAVDPHLTLEGLRILDERNRPGRR, from the coding sequence GTGAGCTCGCTCCTCGTCGTCGACGTCGGCAACACGAATACGGTGCTCGGGCTGTGGGAGGGACGCAAGCTCTCGGCGGACTGGCGGCTCGCGACGCGCCGCGATGCGACCGCCGACGAGATCGGGATGCTCCTGACGGGGCTGCTGGCGGCCTCGAAGCCGGCCGTTTCGCGCGCGATCGTCGCGACCGTGGTGCCGTCGCTCCAGTTCCCGTGGAAGACCGCGTTCCGCAAGTACCTGAAGCTCGACGCGACGTTCGTCGAGCCCGGGATCCGGACGGGCATGCCGATCCTCTACGACAATCCGCAGGAGGTCGGCGCGGACCGGATCGTCAACGCGGTCGCCGCGTTCGAAAAGTACGGCGGACCGTGCATCGTCGTCGACTTCGGCACCGCGACGACGTTCGACGTCGTCAACGCGGCCGGCGAATACGCCGGGGGCGTCATCACGCCCGGGGTCATGATCTCGGCCGAGGCGCTGTTTTCCCGCGCCGCCCGGCTGTCGCGGGTGGAGATCCGCCGCCCTTCCACGGTGATCGGGAAGACGACGACGGCGTCGATCCAGTCCGGGCTCTACTTCGGCTATCTCGGACTGGTCGACGGGCTCATCGAGAGGATCGCCGCCGAGATGGAATCGACGCCGAAGGTCGTCGCGACCGGGGGCCTCGCCGAGCTCCTCGGCCGGGCGTCGGCGAAGATCGACGCCGTCGACCCCCACCTCACGCTCGAGGGGCTCCGGATCCTGGACGAGAGAAACCGGCCCGGCCGCCGCTGA
- a CDS encoding CDP-alcohol phosphatidyltransferase family protein, whose amino-acid sequence MRAENLKGPWTIPNLITLLRLAVIPLFLYSIAVERPVAALLLFVLAGVSDGLDGYLARALRMQSAVGAVLDPIADKLLMITSYIMLSIPSYRAPVHIPEGLTFLVISRDVLMMLVALVIILTTGMKDFPATFLGKTNTVIQILTVLAVLCADVWPLPMPFVWVPFGAVAASTIVSGFHYAWLVSRRVAEQEKAQRPG is encoded by the coding sequence ATGAGAGCGGAGAACCTGAAAGGGCCGTGGACGATCCCCAATCTCATCACCCTGCTCCGGCTCGCCGTCATTCCCCTGTTCCTCTACTCGATCGCCGTCGAGCGCCCCGTCGCGGCGCTCCTCCTCTTCGTGCTCGCCGGCGTCTCCGACGGACTCGACGGATATCTGGCGCGCGCGCTGCGCATGCAGTCGGCGGTCGGAGCGGTTCTCGACCCGATCGCGGACAAGCTGTTGATGATCACTTCCTACATCATGCTCTCGATCCCGTCGTACCGCGCGCCGGTCCACATTCCGGAGGGACTGACGTTCCTCGTCATCTCGCGCGACGTCCTGATGATGCTGGTGGCGCTCGTCATCATCCTGACGACCGGGATGAAGGATTTCCCCGCGACGTTTCTCGGGAAGACGAACACCGTGATCCAGATCCTCACGGTGCTCGCGGTGCTCTGCGCGGACGTCTGGCCGCTTCCGATGCCGTTCGTCTGGGTCCCCTTCGGCGCGGTCGCGGCGTCGACGATCGTCTCCGGCTTCCATTACGCCTGGCTCGTCTCGCGGCGCGTTGCCGAGCAGGAGAAAGCGCAGCGGCCGGGATGA
- a CDS encoding DNA internalization-related competence protein ComEC/Rec2, with protein sequence MIRPIARRAPAPMLAGAAMFAAGVFAGGWSVAGGFLAVAAAGLALAGIAVGGRRSPLFAGLLALSAGFAAGRLEVAIPAGKAATAWTRIDPDRPVRIVGRMRGFWTGPPERRSVRLRAETIAQAGTTAPFPADVAVLGFGSAPLPGVRGERVALTVSIDVPADPVSTRDLPTPRGVYRATLKSGWQARVLATPPLSEAAKVNEFLARRLFAARLARETVQEPVAALLLGRAGELDRELAARVRQGGFAHVLLASGLQTGLFAGFLAGLLGALRVPRRRRDVFLLGGIAFFVLVAGGSPSVARVALTLGFLLAARLAELPVSLFQAIGASALVILVADPGELWRFGFWITYAASLAIAALTAPIASALSFLPGRLRMPVAVTFAAQLAAAPLVLWRFNAVSAAAWVVAPAGLPVAAALMLLGFAVLGAAAAGLPAAVPGALFGALFRAVSAAASVLKGAAFPAVTPPLGAVLLLLALLAVVARTAGRRRAVAAAGYVAIFLFLALRGVRGPDPSSFSLEALDVGQGDAFLLRSADSAFLIDGGGGFSGAEDFGRARLLPKLLDRGVRSLDGVLLSHPHPDHGAGLFAVLRDLRVRAFLHGDGEDEGGLFARLDAEASGAGIPVRVLKTGDRLAWAGGEFSVLRSGGRPFKRDPINNESVVLLYVRGGRRVLLTGDAGTPAESEILEADPSPARVDILKVGHHGSRTSSGAGFVAAFAPRAALLSCGRRNRFHHPSPETVATFRRLRIPLFRTDLRSDVGFLVTPGHLLLRERGRP encoded by the coding sequence GTGATCCGCCCCATCGCCCGCCGCGCGCCCGCGCCGATGCTCGCCGGCGCCGCGATGTTCGCCGCCGGCGTCTTCGCCGGAGGCTGGAGCGTGGCGGGAGGGTTTCTGGCGGTTGCCGCGGCCGGTCTCGCTCTGGCCGGAATCGCAGTCGGCGGCCGCCGATCGCCGCTCTTCGCCGGCCTCCTCGCTCTCTCCGCCGGGTTCGCGGCCGGCCGACTCGAGGTGGCCATTCCCGCCGGAAAGGCTGCGACGGCGTGGACGCGCATCGATCCCGACCGGCCCGTTCGCATCGTCGGCCGGATGCGCGGTTTCTGGACCGGGCCTCCCGAGCGACGGAGCGTCCGCCTGCGCGCCGAGACGATCGCGCAGGCCGGGACGACGGCGCCGTTTCCCGCCGACGTCGCGGTCCTCGGCTTCGGATCGGCGCCTCTTCCCGGAGTCCGGGGCGAGCGCGTCGCGCTGACGGTCTCGATCGACGTTCCGGCGGATCCGGTCTCGACGCGCGATCTTCCGACGCCGCGAGGCGTCTACCGCGCGACACTCAAGAGCGGCTGGCAGGCGCGGGTGCTCGCCACGCCGCCCCTCTCCGAGGCGGCGAAGGTGAACGAGTTCCTCGCGCGCCGGCTCTTCGCGGCCCGGCTTGCGCGGGAGACCGTGCAGGAGCCGGTGGCGGCCCTGCTGCTGGGCCGCGCCGGCGAGCTCGACCGGGAGCTCGCGGCCCGCGTCCGCCAGGGCGGGTTCGCCCACGTCCTCCTCGCGTCGGGGCTGCAGACCGGGCTCTTCGCCGGGTTCCTCGCCGGGCTCCTCGGGGCGCTCCGGGTTCCGCGGCGGCGGCGCGACGTCTTCCTGCTCGGCGGGATCGCGTTCTTCGTCCTCGTCGCCGGGGGCAGCCCGTCGGTCGCGCGCGTCGCGCTGACGCTCGGGTTCCTGCTCGCCGCGAGGCTCGCCGAGCTGCCCGTCTCCCTCTTCCAGGCGATCGGCGCCTCCGCCCTCGTCATCCTCGTCGCCGATCCGGGCGAGCTGTGGCGGTTCGGTTTCTGGATCACGTATGCCGCGTCTCTGGCGATCGCCGCCCTCACCGCGCCGATCGCGAGCGCGCTCTCCTTCCTGCCGGGACGGCTGCGGATGCCGGTCGCCGTCACGTTCGCGGCCCAGCTCGCCGCGGCGCCGCTGGTGCTCTGGCGGTTCAACGCGGTCTCGGCCGCGGCCTGGGTCGTCGCTCCGGCCGGCCTGCCGGTCGCGGCGGCGCTCATGCTCCTCGGCTTCGCCGTGCTCGGCGCGGCCGCGGCGGGCCTGCCGGCCGCCGTCCCCGGGGCGCTGTTCGGCGCGCTCTTCCGAGCCGTCTCCGCGGCCGCGTCGGTCCTGAAGGGAGCCGCGTTTCCCGCGGTGACTCCTCCTCTCGGGGCGGTGCTGCTCCTTCTCGCGCTGCTCGCGGTGGTCGCTCGGACGGCGGGACGCCGGCGGGCGGTCGCGGCGGCCGGCTACGTCGCGATCTTTCTGTTTCTCGCCTTGCGGGGAGTGCGCGGACCCGACCCGTCGTCGTTCTCGCTCGAGGCTCTCGACGTGGGGCAGGGAGACGCGTTCCTGCTGCGGAGCGCGGACTCGGCGTTCCTCATCGACGGCGGCGGCGGATTCTCGGGCGCCGAGGACTTCGGGCGCGCGCGCCTCCTTCCGAAGCTCCTCGATCGCGGCGTGAGATCGCTCGACGGCGTGCTCCTTTCGCATCCGCATCCGGACCACGGCGCCGGGCTCTTCGCCGTCCTGCGGGACCTCCGCGTGCGCGCGTTCCTCCACGGCGACGGGGAGGACGAGGGAGGTCTTTTCGCGCGGCTCGACGCGGAGGCGAGCGGGGCGGGAATCCCCGTGCGCGTCCTGAAGACAGGCGACCGCCTTGCCTGGGCGGGAGGGGAGTTCTCCGTGCTCCGGTCCGGCGGACGGCCGTTCAAGAGGGATCCGATCAACAACGAATCGGTCGTCCTTCTGTACGTCCGCGGAGGCCGCCGCGTGCTGCTGACGGGAGACGCCGGGACGCCCGCCGAGAGCGAGATCCTCGAGGCGGATCCGTCGCCCGCCCGGGTCGACATCCTGAAGGTCGGGCATCACGGCAGCCGCACGTCGTCCGGGGCGGGATTCGTGGCCGCGTTCGCTCCCCGGGCCGCCCTCCTCTCGTGCGGGCGCCGGAACCGGTTCCACCACCCGTCCCCCGAGACCGTCGCGACGTTCCGGCGGCTCCGCATTCCGCTCTTCCGGACCGACCTGAGATCGGACGTCGGATTCCTCGTCACACCCGGCCACCTTTTGCTGCGCGAGCGAGGACGGCCGTGA
- a CDS encoding glycosyltransferase encodes MREDDASPAERERLLGAVAESRRQTEDLRKQVEAANRRRAADAANLGRAYSILADACNELEKSRRSHLWYWRLREILRGRGGRRAADPGLGSSRPASPPAPGVPALYDVVCFPIIEWEFRFQRPQQLLSRFAAAGHRVFYLSHRFRRKGAPWEIVERGRNVFEVTLLGPRRNVYRSAPSAAAAERIFRSLDALRRDAAIGPAAALVQLPFWWPVVRRARRELAWPVVYDCMDLHTGFSTNSSDMVELEEDLLKSADLVAVSSALLESRARERNANVRMIRNACDYDHFASAPSVRHPRPVVGYYGAIADWFDVPLVTALARRCPDLDFVLVGSTWSSDVRALSRLPNVRLVGERPYDEIPGWLGAFDVAFIPFRRTPLTEATNPVKAYEIFAAGKPLVSVDLPELRAFDGLVRIAGDAASFEKEIRSALAEDPAAAQRRRDFARAHTWQRRYEELAPAIGAAFPHPGAPPDPSSGSP; translated from the coding sequence TTGAGAGAAGACGACGCGTCTCCCGCCGAACGGGAGCGGCTCCTCGGCGCGGTCGCCGAATCGCGGCGACAAACCGAAGACCTCCGGAAGCAGGTCGAGGCGGCGAACCGTCGGCGCGCGGCCGACGCGGCGAATCTGGGGCGCGCGTACTCCATCCTCGCCGACGCATGCAACGAGCTCGAGAAGAGCCGCCGGTCCCACCTCTGGTACTGGAGGTTGCGGGAGATTCTCCGGGGCCGCGGCGGGCGCCGCGCCGCCGATCCGGGGCTCGGCTCGTCGCGCCCGGCTTCGCCTCCCGCGCCCGGCGTCCCGGCGCTGTATGACGTCGTCTGCTTTCCGATCATCGAGTGGGAATTTCGCTTCCAGCGGCCCCAGCAGCTGCTCTCGCGTTTCGCGGCGGCCGGGCATCGCGTCTTCTACCTTTCGCATCGATTCCGCCGGAAAGGCGCGCCGTGGGAGATCGTGGAACGCGGCCGGAACGTCTTCGAGGTGACGCTCCTCGGACCGCGGCGGAACGTCTACCGGAGCGCCCCGAGCGCGGCCGCCGCGGAGCGGATCTTCCGTTCCCTCGACGCCCTCCGCCGCGACGCGGCGATCGGCCCCGCCGCGGCGCTCGTCCAGCTCCCCTTCTGGTGGCCGGTGGTCCGTCGCGCCCGCCGCGAGCTCGCGTGGCCGGTCGTCTACGACTGCATGGATCTCCACACGGGCTTCTCCACGAATTCGTCCGACATGGTCGAGCTGGAGGAGGATCTTCTGAAGAGCGCCGACCTCGTCGCGGTTTCGTCGGCGCTCCTGGAGAGCCGCGCGCGGGAGAGGAACGCCAACGTCCGGATGATCCGGAACGCCTGCGACTACGACCATTTCGCGTCGGCCCCGTCCGTCCGCCACCCGCGCCCCGTCGTGGGGTACTACGGCGCGATCGCGGACTGGTTCGACGTCCCCCTCGTGACGGCGCTCGCGCGCCGATGTCCCGACCTCGACTTCGTGCTCGTCGGGTCCACCTGGAGCAGCGACGTCCGGGCCCTGTCGCGCCTGCCCAACGTCCGGCTCGTCGGAGAACGGCCGTACGACGAGATCCCGGGCTGGCTCGGCGCGTTCGACGTGGCCTTCATTCCGTTCCGCCGCACGCCGCTCACGGAGGCGACCAACCCGGTGAAGGCTTACGAGATCTTCGCCGCCGGCAAGCCGCTCGTCTCCGTCGACCTGCCGGAGCTCCGCGCATTCGACGGGCTCGTTCGGATCGCCGGGGACGCCGCGAGCTTCGAGAAGGAGATCCGCTCGGCGCTCGCCGAGGATCCCGCGGCGGCGCAACGGCGCCGGGATTTCGCCCGCGCCCACACCTGGCAGCGACGCTACGAGGAGCTCGCCCCCGCGATCGGCGCGGCATTTCCCCATCCCGGAGCGCCGCCGGATCCGTCGAGCGGCAGCCCGTAG
- the hfq gene encoding RNA chaperone Hfq codes for MNKPPINVQDSFFYALRHEEVPVEVRLVNGESRIGRLKRFDRFAVVVEISGIEEMIYKHAIASIRAERPVAQPLAPPSS; via the coding sequence GTGAACAAGCCGCCGATCAACGTCCAGGACTCGTTCTTCTACGCACTTCGTCACGAGGAAGTTCCCGTCGAGGTGCGGCTCGTCAACGGCGAATCCCGGATCGGCCGGCTGAAGCGGTTCGACAGGTTCGCCGTCGTCGTGGAGATTTCCGGAATCGAGGAGATGATCTACAAGCACGCGATCGCCTCGATCCGGGCCGAACGCCCCGTCGCCCAACCCCTCGCGCCCCCCTCGTCGTGA
- a CDS encoding glutaredoxin family protein: MIELRLYTRRECHLCDAMKAVIDAETRGFPVRLTVVDVDSESRLAAEHGEDVPVLFVGGKKFAKHRLERGRLREKLRRAGEPGEAREASS, encoded by the coding sequence ATGATCGAACTCCGGCTCTACACCCGCCGGGAGTGCCATCTCTGCGACGCGATGAAGGCGGTCATCGACGCCGAGACGCGCGGTTTTCCCGTGCGGCTGACCGTCGTGGACGTCGATTCCGAGAGCCGGCTCGCCGCGGAGCACGGGGAAGACGTCCCCGTGCTCTTCGTCGGCGGGAAGAAGTTCGCCAAGCACCGGCTCGAGCGCGGGCGCCTTCGGGAGAAGCTCCGCCGCGCGGGCGAGCCGGGGGAGGCGCGGGAGGCCTCGTCGTGA
- a CDS encoding TRAM domain-containing protein, producing the protein MRASLRLTVERLAPTGEGVAHESGKVVFVDGALPGETIEAEIFEEKARHARASTAGVLEASPDRRPADAHAASCGGTDWAHVEVEAARRFKRELFLETMARLGGIAAHEFGELPISSSPLEYRLRNQFHASAGEAGFFARRSHRVVPIDGCEIVSRETRGKIRRLAAEAEGTGGTIETLETVETGARHRLVWRAEGLRLLASDAALDVDVGGRPFCVSAGSFFQVNRHRIAPFFEQIRELAAEVAPRAALDAYAGAGFLTHALVEAGARVTAVESDPSSAADAAFNRARFGAERRIDLRTESVEAFLRGPAEPADVVVADPPRGGLRAAAAALSELARRRLIYVSCEPASLARDLKPLLAGGLTIERAWLEDFFPLTHRVEAVVSLGRP; encoded by the coding sequence GTGAGAGCCTCGCTTCGCCTGACGGTCGAGCGGCTGGCGCCGACGGGAGAGGGCGTCGCCCACGAGTCCGGAAAGGTCGTCTTCGTCGACGGCGCGCTGCCGGGCGAGACGATCGAGGCGGAGATCTTCGAGGAGAAGGCGCGGCATGCCCGGGCGAGCACCGCCGGCGTCCTCGAGGCCTCTCCGGACCGCCGTCCGGCCGACGCGCACGCGGCGTCCTGCGGCGGCACCGACTGGGCGCACGTGGAGGTCGAGGCCGCGCGCCGGTTCAAACGGGAGCTCTTCCTGGAGACGATGGCGCGGCTCGGGGGAATCGCGGCGCACGAGTTCGGAGAGCTCCCGATCTCCTCGTCACCCCTCGAATACCGGCTGAGAAACCAGTTCCACGCGTCGGCCGGAGAGGCGGGATTCTTCGCGCGGCGCTCGCATCGCGTCGTCCCGATCGACGGCTGCGAGATCGTGTCGCGCGAGACGCGGGGGAAGATTCGCCGCCTCGCGGCGGAGGCGGAGGGAACCGGGGGAACGATCGAGACGCTCGAGACCGTCGAGACCGGAGCGCGCCATCGCCTCGTCTGGCGCGCGGAAGGACTCCGGCTTCTCGCGTCGGACGCCGCCCTGGACGTCGACGTCGGGGGGCGCCCGTTTTGCGTGTCGGCCGGATCGTTCTTCCAGGTGAACCGCCACCGGATCGCTCCGTTCTTCGAGCAGATCCGGGAGCTTGCGGCGGAGGTCGCTCCCCGTGCCGCGCTCGACGCCTACGCGGGGGCGGGCTTCCTCACGCACGCCCTCGTCGAAGCGGGAGCGCGGGTGACCGCCGTCGAGTCGGATCCCTCCTCCGCGGCGGACGCCGCGTTCAACCGCGCGCGGTTCGGGGCGGAGCGGAGGATCGACCTGAGAACGGAATCGGTCGAAGCCTTCCTGCGGGGGCCGGCCGAGCCCGCCGACGTGGTCGTCGCCGATCCGCCGCGCGGAGGGCTTCGCGCGGCCGCGGCGGCGCTCTCGGAGCTCGCGCGGCGGCGGCTAATATACGTTTCATGCGAGCCGGCGTCCCTCGCGCGCGACCTGAAACCGCTGCTGGCCGGCGGACTGACGATCGAACGCGCCTGGCTGGAGGATTTCTTCCCCTTGACGCACCGCGTCGAGGCGGTCGTCTCGCTCGGGCGGCCGTGA
- the miaA gene encoding tRNA (adenosine(37)-N6)-dimethylallyltransferase MiaA, with the protein MTRRPVVLVLGPTATGKSDLAAAIARDSGGDIVSADAFAVYRGLDIGTAKPSPEIRAEIRHHLIDVASPEEPYSAGRWAAEARRAIEEIEKRGRVPIVAGGSHFYVRALLSGLPGDAISAPALRAHLASGWTEAARRSRKRMLDVLDPRYGKGVPAGDTARLSRALEIIFSTGRRVSDRGPAEPGLPGRSLLKLALLFPRQDIYTRVQRRVRAMWNAGWPREVEELLAAGVPPDAPAFRAIGYGELARRAEGSLSDEEALARIVARTRALAKRQATWLASEPDLEVLDFESARRRAAAFLAGAA; encoded by the coding sequence GTGACCCGCCGGCCGGTCGTGCTCGTCCTCGGCCCCACCGCCACCGGGAAGAGCGATCTCGCCGCCGCGATCGCGCGGGACTCGGGCGGCGACATCGTCTCGGCCGACGCGTTCGCGGTGTACCGCGGGCTCGACATCGGAACCGCGAAGCCGTCTCCTGAGATCCGCGCGGAGATTCGGCACCACCTGATCGACGTCGCGTCTCCCGAGGAGCCTTATTCGGCGGGCCGGTGGGCGGCGGAGGCGCGGCGCGCGATCGAAGAGATCGAGAAGCGCGGACGGGTTCCGATCGTCGCCGGAGGGTCGCACTTCTACGTCCGGGCGCTGCTGTCGGGGCTTCCCGGGGATGCGATCTCGGCGCCGGCCCTGCGGGCGCATCTCGCCTCGGGGTGGACCGAGGCCGCGCGGCGGTCGCGCAAGCGGATGCTCGACGTGCTCGATCCGCGATACGGGAAGGGGGTTCCCGCCGGCGACACGGCCCGGCTCTCGCGCGCCCTCGAGATCATCTTCTCCACCGGCCGGCGCGTGAGCGATCGCGGCCCCGCCGAGCCGGGCCTGCCGGGGCGAAGCCTGCTGAAGCTCGCGCTTCTGTTTCCCCGGCAAGACATCTATACTCGCGTGCAGAGGAGAGTGCGCGCGATGTGGAATGCCGGTTGGCCCCGCGAGGTGGAGGAGCTGCTGGCTGCCGGGGTTCCCCCGGATGCGCCCGCGTTCCGCGCGATCGGGTACGGAGAGCTCGCGAGGCGCGCCGAAGGCTCGCTCTCCGACGAGGAGGCGCTCGCGCGCATCGTCGCGCGGACCCGCGCCCTCGCGAAACGGCAGGCGACGTGGCTCGCTTCCGAGCCGGATCTCGAGGTCCTCGATTTCGAGAGCGCGCGCCGGCGGGCGGCCGCCTTTCTCGCGGGAGCCGCGTGA